The sequence TCCGCCCCGATGACGGTTGCCCCTGCCTCGGCAAGGCGCAGCAGTGCCGCCCGTCCGGCGGGGCCGCCCGCACCGGCCACCGCGATCACCGAACCACTGAGAGACCCGTTGTTCCCCACGTTCTTCCCCTCTTGAACAGTGTTCTGGACGCGGTCGCTCACGCGGCGATCCGCTCGGCGCTGTCCGCCGTGATGCCCTTGGTGGAGGCGATCACATTCTTCAGCTTCTTGGACAGGGCCTCATAGAACATGCTCAGCGGAAACTCGTCCGGAAGCACGTCGTCCACGAGCTTGCGCGGCGGCTGGCTCAGGTCCAGGGCGTCCGGACCCTTGGCCCACTTCGAGCCCGGGTGCGGGGCGAGGTAGGTGGAGACCAGCTCGTAGCCGGCGAACCAGTGCACGAGCTTGGGGCGGTCGATGCCGTCCTTGTACAGCTTCTCGATCTCGGCACACAGCTGGTTGGTGACCTGCGGGGCGCGCTCCCAGTCGATGGAGAGCTTGTTGTCGGTCCAGCGGATGACGTCGTGCTTGTGCAGGTAGGCGAAGAGCAGCTGGCCGCCGACGCCGTCGTAGTTGCGCACGCGGTCACCGGTGACCGGGAAGCGGAACATACGGTCGAAGAGCACCGCGTACTGCACGTCACGGGCCTGCGGGACGCCGTCCGCCTGGAGCTTCACGGCCTCCTTGAAGGCGGTGAGGTCGCAGCGCAGCTCCTCCAGGCCGTACATCCAGAACGGCTGGCGCTGCTTGATCATGAACGGGTCGAACGGCAGGTCACCGTGGCTGTGGGTGCGGTCGTGGACCATGTCCCACAGCACGAAGGCCTCTTCGCAGCGCTTCTGGTCGTGGACCATCGCGGCGATGTCCTCGGGCAGCTGGAGACCCAGGATGTCGACGGCGGCGTCGGTCACCCGGCGGAAGCGGGCAGCCTCGCGGTCGCAGAAGATGCCACCCCAGGAGAAACGTTCCGGCGCTTCGCGTACGGCGATCGTCTCCGGGAACAGGACCGCGGAGTTGGTGTCGTAGCCGGACGTGAAGTCCTCGAACGTGATCCCGCAGAACAGCGGGTTGTCGTAGCGGGTGCGCTCCAGCTCGGCCAGCCAGTCCGGCCACACCATCCGCAGCACGACCGCCTCGAGGTTGCGGTCCGGGTTGCCGTTCTGCGTGTACATCGGGAAGACGACCAGGTGCTGCAGGCCGTCCGCGCGGTTCGCGGCGGGCTGGAAGGCGAGCAGCGAGTCCAGGAAGTCCGGCACCTGGAAGCCGTCCTCGGCCCAGCGGCGCAGGTCCTTCACCAGGGCCTGGTGGTAGGCGGCGTCATGCGGGAGCAGCGCGGAGAGCTGCTCGACCGCCTCGACGACACGGTCCACGGCCGCCTCGGCGTCGGCCCGGCCCGGCGCGCCCTCGGCCTCGAAGTCGATCGATCCGTCCTTGGACTGCCATGGCCGGATCTGCTCCACGGCATCCTTGAGCACGGGCCAGGCCGCATGCTCAACGACCCTGGTCAGCGGAGAAACCTGCTTCTCCGAACCCGCCTGCACAAGAATTTCCGTCATGTCCCATCCTCCACGGGAGAACCTCGCGTATGGACACCGTATGCATACCGCGTTTCTCCCAGCAAGAGGCTAGCTCAGGAAATTATGCTGCCGAGCCGCTTGGTCACCGCTGTTTTTCCTGCGATTCACCGTGATGACGGTCACTTTCACCGTGAACGGGTAGGAGGCCTCGCGGAGTTGGCGAAACGGATCGGATCCGGCCGGTCAATGCCGCGAGGACTCGCCCACGCCCGGGTGACGCCAGGGGCGGATACGAGCCAGGCACCGCCCGCCCCGCGCCCCGTTCCCCCGCGCAGGTTCGGGTTCATCGCGGGACCAGGCCACTAGGCTGCGAGCCTGCCGCGTGGACAGCGACGTCCGCCGTCCGGTCCGCGCGTCGCCGAGCCGCCGTCGACGGAAGCGAGTCGAACCTTGAACTTCCTTACCATCGGTCACCGCGGGGTCATGGGTGTCGAGCCCGAGAACACCCTCCGTTCGTTCGTCGCCGCCCAGCAGGCCGGCCTCGACCTGATCGAACTCGATCTGCACCTGAGCAAGGACGGCGCCCTCGTCGTCATGCACGACGCGGAGGTGGACCGCACGACCGACGGCACCGGCCCGATCGCCGAGAAGACCCTCGCGGAACTGCGCGCCCTGGACGCGGGCCGCGGCGAGCGGGTGCCGGTCTTCGAGGAGGTCCTGGACGCGGTGAAGACGCCGCTGCAGGCCGAGATCAAGGACGTGGCGGCCGCCCGGGCGCTGGCCGAGGTCATGCACCGGCGGGACCTGGTCTCCCGGGTTGAGGTGTCCTCGTTCCACGACGAGGCGGTCGCCGAGATCGCCCGGCTGGTGCCGGGGGTGCGCACAGCGCTCATCGCGAGCCGCTACGGCACCGACGTGGTGGAGCGCGCCACGGACGTGGGGGCCGAGACGGTCTGTCTCAACGTCCGCAGGCTGACCCTGGAGATCGTCGAGCGTGCCCGCGCGGCCGGCCTGAGGATCATCGGGTGGGTGGTCAACACGCAGGACCACCTGCGGCTCGTCCGCGCGCTCCAGCTGGACGGGGCGACGACCGACTACCCGGAGATCAAGCGCACCGGCCGCTTCACCGCGTGATCCGGCGCGCCGTCTCCCGAATGAACGTCACACCAACGGCTTGACCAGCAGCTCGAACTGGAGGTCGTCGCGCTGCGGAATGCCGAAGCGCTCGTCGCCGTACGGGAACGGCGTCATCTCTCCCGTACGGCGGTAGCCCCGGCGCTCGTACCAGGCGATCAGGTCATCGCGCACCGAGATCACGGTCATGTGCATCTCGGTGACGCCCCAGGCCGCACGGGCCTGGCGCTCCGCCTCCGCTATGACGGTCTTGCCGAGGCCCGCGCCCTGGAGAGCGGGACTGACCGCGAACATCCCGAAGTAGGCATGGCTGCCACGGTGTTCGAGCTGGCAGCAGGCGACGATCAGGCCGTCCTGCTCGACGGTCAGCAGCCGGCTGTCGGGCGACTTGATGACGTCCAGGACGCCCTGCGGGTCGGTCCGCTGGCCCTCCAGGATGTCCGCCTCGGTGGTCCATCCGGCCCGGCTGGCGTCGCCCCGGTACGCCGACTCGATCAGGGCGACCAGCGCGCCGACGTCGGCGTCGGTGGCGGGCCTGAACGTCGGTCCGGTGGCGGTGGTCTCCATGGGTCGGTCTCCGATCTCGGGCGCGGCTGAACCAGGTCGAGCCTAACCCTGCCACTAGGCTCCGCCTGCATGGTGCACGTACTCAGCAGCCGGACACTTCTGCGGCCCGTGGACCCCGAGCGCTCCCGGATCTTCTACGGGCAGCAGCTGGGCCTCGCCGTCTACCGCGAGTTCGGCACGGGCCCGGAGCGCGGGACCGTCTACTTCCTCGGCGGCGGCTTCCTGGAGCTCTCCGGCCGTGCGCGGACCCCTTCCTCGCCCGCGGTGCAGCTGTGGCTCCAGGTCGAGGACGTGTCCGGCGCGCACGAGGAACTGCTGGCCAAGGGGGTCGAGATCGTACGGCCTCCGGTGAAGGAGCCGTGGGGACTGATCGAGCTGTGGATCGCCGACCCGGACGGCACCCGGATCGTGCTGGTGGAGATCCCGTCGGACCATCCGCTGCGGTACCGGCCCGGCATCTAGGGATCCCCGGGGGGACAGGAACCCCTCTGACGACCGCTACCGGGGCCTGGCGCCCGCCGTGAGCAGATGGCCGCCGACGCCGAGCAGTGACGGCACCGACTCGGTCCGCCGCAGTGCGCGCAGGACCAGCTCACGACGTGACGGGTCGTCGAGCCAGTCGCGGACGCCGCCCATCAGCCAGGCCGCGCCCTCCACGCCGTACTGGCCGTGGGGTGTCAGCCCGGCCGCGGAGAACTCGGCCGGGACCTCGTCGGGCTCATGGAAGTAGGCGGTCGTGAACAGGGACTTCGGCCCACCGGTCGGGCGCATCCGCCCGTCGCCGACCGCCGCCTCGATCTGCGGTCGGCGCTCGGCTTCGAAGTACAGCCCCGTGCTCAGATTGTCGTACAGGGGCACGTACCGGTTGATCGTGGCGGCCACCACGAGTCCTCCGGGCCGCAGCACCCGGCGGGCCTCGGTGAGCGCCCGGACCCGGTCCTCCCGCTCGGGCAGGTGGTAGAGGGGGCCGAGCAGCAGCACCACGTCCATGGACGCGTCCGGCGCCTCGAGGGCACGGGCGTCGCCGTGGCGCGCGGTGACGCCCGGCAGCCGGGCCGCCCGCTCGACGTGCAGCGGCACGGGGTCGACGAGCTCCACCGCGTAGCCGTCGGCGGCCAGCCACTGCGCGTGGACGCCGCTGCCGCCGCCCACGTCGAGGACGCGCGCCGGAGCGGGCGGCAGGAGGCGGCGCAGGACGTCCTGGGTACGCCACAGCTCCAGGCGGCCGGCGCCCGAGCGCAGCCGGCCGTCCTCCCCGTCCCGCCCGTAGTACTCCGCGATCTCCTCGGCGAGAGCGGGGCCCTCGGCCCCGGCCGAACGATCCGTCTCCATGCCGGCAGCGTGGCCCGCCGCACGGGGTTCGGACAAGCGATTTCCGGCGCGGGACACGGGCGGTCGCGGGCCGCTGTCGTGGCACCCGGGACGCCCGGATGGAGGTCGGCTCGTCGTCATGGGACACGGGGGACACGGGGACACCGAGAGACCGGCACACCGGGACACGGCCGAGCAGTCCCGGTTGTCCAGCCCGTCGTCACCGGAACACGACCACACCCTCCAGGTTGGCCGATCTGTCGCCACCGCGACACGGCCGAACAGTCCCGGTCGGCCGGCCCGTCATCACCGGAACACGGCACAGCGGTCCCGGACGGCCGGCCCGTGGTCAGGGCCGTGGTCCCGGACGGCACGGCCGACGTCACGGGCGGCGGTCCCGGATGGCCGGGCCGTGCGGCCGGGGCTAGCGTGCGAGGTGAGGACCCCCGCCCGCGCACGGATGTCCCCGCTCCGGGCGGCCGAGCCCGGAAGGAACCTGCCATGGAGTTCGACAAGCCGGTGATCGGCGGCCCCTGCTGGACCGAGCTCGGGACCAGTGACCTGGAGGGGGCGAAGCGGTTCTACACGGAGCTGTTCGGCTGGCGGCCGGAGACGGATCCGCGGCAGGAGGCGGGCGGGTACACGGTGGCGCACCTCGGGGACGCGGCGATCGCCGCGCTCACCCCGCTCTACCAGGAGTCCCAGCCGGTCGCCTGGAACGTGTCGTTCGCGGTGGCGGACACGGACGAAGCGGCACGGCGGGTGGAGGAGGCGGGCGGGACGGTGGTCCTCGGCCCGATGGACATCTTCGACGTGGGCCGTTTCGCCGTGGCCC is a genomic window of Streptomyces griseochromogenes containing:
- a CDS encoding DUF6421 family protein, producing the protein MTEILVQAGSEKQVSPLTRVVEHAAWPVLKDAVEQIRPWQSKDGSIDFEAEGAPGRADAEAAVDRVVEAVEQLSALLPHDAAYHQALVKDLRRWAEDGFQVPDFLDSLLAFQPAANRADGLQHLVVFPMYTQNGNPDRNLEAVVLRMVWPDWLAELERTRYDNPLFCGITFEDFTSGYDTNSAVLFPETIAVREAPERFSWGGIFCDREAARFRRVTDAAVDILGLQLPEDIAAMVHDQKRCEEAFVLWDMVHDRTHSHGDLPFDPFMIKQRQPFWMYGLEELRCDLTAFKEAVKLQADGVPQARDVQYAVLFDRMFRFPVTGDRVRNYDGVGGQLLFAYLHKHDVIRWTDNKLSIDWERAPQVTNQLCAEIEKLYKDGIDRPKLVHWFAGYELVSTYLAPHPGSKWAKGPDALDLSQPPRKLVDDVLPDEFPLSMFYEALSKKLKNVIASTKGITADSAERIAA
- a CDS encoding glycerophosphodiester phosphodiesterase encodes the protein MNFLTIGHRGVMGVEPENTLRSFVAAQQAGLDLIELDLHLSKDGALVVMHDAEVDRTTDGTGPIAEKTLAELRALDAGRGERVPVFEEVLDAVKTPLQAEIKDVAAARALAEVMHRRDLVSRVEVSSFHDEAVAEIARLVPGVRTALIASRYGTDVVERATDVGAETVCLNVRRLTLEIVERARAAGLRIIGWVVNTQDHLRLVRALQLDGATTDYPEIKRTGRFTA
- a CDS encoding GNAT family N-acetyltransferase — encoded protein: METTATGPTFRPATDADVGALVALIESAYRGDASRAGWTTEADILEGQRTDPQGVLDVIKSPDSRLLTVEQDGLIVACCQLEHRGSHAYFGMFAVSPALQGAGLGKTVIAEAERQARAAWGVTEMHMTVISVRDDLIAWYERRGYRRTGEMTPFPYGDERFGIPQRDDLQFELLVKPLV
- a CDS encoding VOC family protein codes for the protein MVHVLSSRTLLRPVDPERSRIFYGQQLGLAVYREFGTGPERGTVYFLGGGFLELSGRARTPSSPAVQLWLQVEDVSGAHEELLAKGVEIVRPPVKEPWGLIELWIADPDGTRIVLVEIPSDHPLRYRPGI
- a CDS encoding class I SAM-dependent methyltransferase gives rise to the protein METDRSAGAEGPALAEEIAEYYGRDGEDGRLRSGAGRLELWRTQDVLRRLLPPAPARVLDVGGGSGVHAQWLAADGYAVELVDPVPLHVERAARLPGVTARHGDARALEAPDASMDVVLLLGPLYHLPEREDRVRALTEARRVLRPGGLVVAATINRYVPLYDNLSTGLYFEAERRPQIEAAVGDGRMRPTGGPKSLFTTAYFHEPDEVPAEFSAAGLTPHGQYGVEGAAWLMGGVRDWLDDPSRRELVLRALRRTESVPSLLGVGGHLLTAGARPR